In Paraflavitalea devenefica, the following are encoded in one genomic region:
- a CDS encoding WcaF family extracellular polysaccharide biosynthesis acetyltransferase, whose translation MKQVTDLSAYSNNWYKAEIGASAIKRGLWYLINVCFFINPLNPFSSLKRILLRWFGGKIGKGVVIKPAVNIKYPWKLTIGDHSWIGEKVWIDNLANVTIGNNVCISQGAMLLTGNHDYTKSTFDLMVAGIILENGVWIGAKALVCPGVHVESHAVLSAMSVANKRLDAYTIYQGNPAVPVRERLIEGAL comes from the coding sequence ATGAAACAGGTAACAGATCTTTCGGCTTACTCAAATAACTGGTATAAGGCTGAGATCGGTGCTTCAGCCATTAAAAGAGGCTTGTGGTATTTGATCAATGTATGCTTTTTTATCAACCCGCTGAATCCCTTTTCCTCCCTGAAACGCATATTGCTGCGTTGGTTTGGCGGAAAAATTGGTAAAGGAGTAGTCATAAAGCCGGCGGTTAATATTAAATATCCCTGGAAATTAACCATTGGAGATCATTCCTGGATTGGCGAGAAAGTATGGATTGATAACTTGGCTAATGTTACTATAGGTAATAACGTGTGTATCTCCCAGGGAGCCATGCTTCTGACAGGTAACCATGATTATACCAAATCCACTTTCGATCTGATGGTAGCTGGAATTATTTTGGAGAATGGGGTGTGGATAGGAGCTAAAGCCTTGGTTTGCCCAGGGGTGCATGTTGAATCGCATGCTGTATTATCGGCTATGTCGGTGGCCAATAAAAGACTGGATGCTTATACTATTTATCAGGGGAATCCTGCTGTACCCGTGCGCGAACGACTTATTGAGGGAGCGTTATGA
- a CDS encoding glycosyltransferase: protein MRKSILVFIDWFDPGFKAGGPIRSAVNFVRHLQHHYDVYVFTSDRDLGSSAPYDGVKTDTWIFYDGPAKVLYCSPGNLHWKYIREVINDINPDHIYLNSLFSKFFTIYPLLISRSVGWKSHVVLAPRGMLRKSALQYKSLKKKLYLRVFKWLSLHRHISFQATDDTEFNDIKKEFGDTVRVTQIPNFPAYVQAYPGSLPKKPGELSIIFVGRLHPIKNLHFLLERLRGLKGRALLTIVGSEENKAYVGQCRSLSASLPGNVRVKFEGEKPNHELPVIIAAHHVFCLPTQGENFGHAIFEGLSAGRPVIISDQTPWRELVAVKAGWDVSLTDSIGFERALQDMLDMEQVQYDEWSGAAWKYAHQFSTASDALSQYTLLFQ from the coding sequence GTGCGAAAATCTATTTTAGTCTTTATAGACTGGTTCGATCCGGGTTTTAAGGCAGGCGGACCTATACGTTCGGCAGTTAATTTTGTCCGGCACCTGCAACATCATTATGATGTATATGTTTTTACCAGCGACCGCGATCTTGGTTCTTCCGCCCCTTACGATGGTGTAAAGACTGATACTTGGATTTTCTATGATGGGCCGGCTAAAGTGTTGTATTGCTCACCCGGAAATCTTCATTGGAAATATATACGGGAAGTTATCAATGACATCAACCCCGACCATATTTATCTCAATAGCCTTTTTTCAAAATTCTTTACCATCTATCCTTTGCTGATTAGCAGGTCTGTTGGATGGAAGAGTCATGTTGTGCTGGCGCCAAGGGGGATGTTGAGAAAAAGCGCGCTTCAGTATAAATCCCTTAAGAAGAAATTATACCTCCGTGTTTTCAAATGGCTTTCCCTGCACCGGCATATTTCTTTTCAGGCAACCGATGATACGGAATTCAATGATATTAAAAAGGAATTTGGAGATACGGTACGTGTAACGCAGATCCCTAATTTCCCTGCTTATGTACAGGCATATCCGGGCAGTTTGCCCAAAAAGCCCGGTGAATTAAGTATTATTTTTGTGGGCAGATTGCATCCTATTAAGAATCTTCATTTTTTATTGGAACGTTTGAGAGGATTAAAAGGCAGGGCTTTATTGACGATAGTGGGCAGTGAGGAAAATAAAGCGTATGTAGGTCAATGCCGTAGTTTATCAGCTTCCCTACCTGGTAATGTTAGGGTGAAATTTGAAGGAGAGAAACCCAACCATGAGTTGCCGGTCATCATAGCGGCGCATCATGTTTTTTGCCTGCCCACGCAGGGGGAGAATTTCGGTCATGCTATCTTTGAGGGCCTGTCGGCCGGGCGACCGGTCATCATCAGCGATCAGACGCCTTGGCGTGAACTAGTAGCTGTAAAGGCCGGATGGGATGTTTCGCTGACAGACAGCATTGGTTTTGAAAGGGCTTTACAGGATATGCTGGATATGGAGCAGGTACAATACGACGAATGGTCCGGGGCAGCCTGGAAGTATGCACATCAGTTTAGTACTGCTTCTGATGCATTGTCGCAATACACCTTATTATTTCAATGA
- a CDS encoding glycosyltransferase family 2 protein yields the protein MKITIITATYNSASTVRDTLESVSQQQYQPVEHIIVDGLSKDGTLDIVRTYPHVARVVSEKDKGIYDAMNKGLQLATGEVVGILNSDDFYNDRDVLSQVMEAFKDPAVDVVYGDLQYVKQNDIQTVTRYWKSGKYKKRYFYYGWMPPHPTFFVRRNIYEAIGLFNTDLRSAADYEMMLRIMVRHNARAHYIPKVLVKMRAGGVSNASIKNRLRANQEDRKAWAMNELKPFFFTTWLKPVRKVIQFITR from the coding sequence ATGAAAATAACCATTATTACCGCTACGTATAATAGCGCTTCCACGGTGCGCGATACGTTGGAGAGCGTTTCACAACAGCAATACCAACCTGTTGAGCATATTATTGTGGACGGGCTGTCAAAGGATGGAACACTGGATATTGTGCGCACTTATCCGCATGTGGCGCGGGTGGTTTCGGAAAAGGATAAGGGCATTTATGACGCCATGAATAAAGGATTGCAACTGGCTACCGGAGAAGTGGTGGGAATCCTAAATTCAGACGATTTCTATAATGATCGCGACGTACTTTCGCAGGTAATGGAAGCGTTTAAGGATCCCGCTGTGGATGTTGTGTATGGGGACCTGCAATATGTGAAACAAAACGATATACAGACGGTTACCCGTTATTGGAAGAGCGGAAAGTATAAAAAGAGATATTTTTATTATGGCTGGATGCCGCCGCATCCGACTTTTTTTGTACGCCGCAATATCTATGAAGCAATAGGGCTTTTCAATACCGACCTGCGGTCGGCAGCCGATTATGAAATGATGCTGCGCATTATGGTGCGGCACAATGCCAGGGCACATTATATTCCCAAGGTGTTGGTGAAAATGCGGGCCGGCGGTGTAAGCAATGCCTCTATAAAGAACAGGCTAAGGGCAAACCAGGAAGACAGGAAGGCCTGGGCCATGAATGAATTAAAACCATTTTTTTTTACGACCTGGCTTAAGCCCGTGCGTAAAGTTATTCAATTTATAACCAGATAA